A genome region from Carya illinoinensis cultivar Pawnee chromosome 2, C.illinoinensisPawnee_v1, whole genome shotgun sequence includes the following:
- the LOC122300430 gene encoding cellulose synthase-like protein D4, with protein sequence MASLSSQPSKKNMRSARGTSDSSQGSRNSNGQTVKFARRTSSGRYVSLSREDLDMSGEFSGDYMNYTVHMPPTPDNQPMDTSVAAKAEEQYVSNSLFTGGFNSVTRAHLMDKVIESEVSHPQMAGAKGSACSMPACDGKVMKDERGADVIPCDCRFKICRDCFMDAQKGNGLCPGCKEPYKAEDYDQDDPQDFSSGALPLPAPNGTKRDPKNMSMMKRNQTGEFDHNRWLFETKGTYGVGNAYWPQDDIYDDEDDEGFKGGMMESMDKPWKPLSRRMPIPAAIISPYRLLVFVRLVVLCFFLHWRLSHPNEDAVWLWLMSVVCEVWFAFSWVLDQVPKLCPINRCTDLQVLHDKFDMPSPANPTGRSDLPGVDLFVSTADPEKEPPLVTACTILSILAVDYPVEKIACYVSDDGGALLTFEAMAEAASFADLWVPFCRKHNIEPRNPETYFSLKVDPTKNKSRLDFVKDRRKVKREFDEFKVRINGLPDSIRRRSEAFNAREEMKMLKHMRESGADPLEAVMKVQKATWMADGTHWPGTWTMPASEHARGDHAGILQVMLKPPSCDPLMGEADERIIDFSDVDIRLPMFVYVSREKRPGYDHNKKAGAMNALVRASAVLSNGPFILNLDCDHYIYNCRAIREGMCFMMDRGGENICYIQFPQRFEGIDPSDRYANHNTVFFDGNMRALDGVQGPVYVGTGCMFRRFALYGFDPPKTDEISQSTDSEMHTLKANDFDPDLDVNRLPKRFGNSIMLSESIPIAEYHGRPLADHSAVKYGRPPGILRAPRDPLDATTVAEAVSVISCWYEDKTEWGDRVGWIYGSVTEDVLTGYRMHNRGWHSVYCITKRDAFRGSAPINLTDRLHQVLRWATGSVEIFFSRNNPLLASRRLMLLQRLAYLNVGIYPFTSLFLIVYCFLPALSLISGNFIVQTLSVVFLVYLLIITVCLISLAILEVKWAGIGLEEWWRNEQFWLISGTSAHLAAVVQGLLKVVAGIEISFTLTSKSAGEDVDDIFADLYLVKWTSLMIPPIVIAMVNIIAIAIAFSRTIYSTVPQWSKFVGGAFFSFWVLAHLYPFAKGLMGRRGKTPTIVFVWSGLIAITLSLLWIAISPPKASSTEANGGGFQFP encoded by the exons GGATAAGGTGATCGAGTCGGAGGTGAGTCATCCTCAAATGGCTGGAGCCAAGGGCTCTGCCTGTTCCATGCCAGCATGTGACGGCAAGGTGATGAAAGATGAGAGAGGAGCTGACGTGATCCCTTGTGACTGTAG GTTTAAGATTTGTAGAGACTGCTTCATGGATGCCCAAAAAGGAAATGGTTTATGCCCAGGTTGCAAGGAGCCATACAAAGCCGAAGACTATGATCAAGACGATCCACAAGATTTCTCGAGTGGAGCACTACCATTGCCAGCCCCGAATGGCACAAAGAGGGACCCCAAAAATATGTCTATGATGAAGAGGAACCAAACCGGAGAATTTGATCACAATAGGTGGTTGTTTGAGACAAAAGGCACCTATGGCGTTGGAAATGCCTATTGGCCCCAAGATGACATCTacgatgatgaggatgatgaaGGTTTCAAAGGGGGTATGATGGAATCAATGGATAAACCTTGGAAGCCCCTAAGTCGAAGAATGCCAATTCCAGCCGCCATTATCAGTCCTTACAG GTTACTAGTCTTTGTCCGTCTAGTGGTCCTATGTTTCTTTTTGCATTGGAGGCTGTCACATCCAAATGAAGATGCAGTATGGTTGTGGTTGATGTCAGTGGTGTGTGAGGTGTGGTTTGCCTTCTCATGGGTCCTAGACCAGGTTCCTAAGCTTTGCCCCATCAATCGATGCACAGATCTTCAAGTCCTCCACGACAAGTTTGATATGCCATCACCCGCCAATCCCACCGGTCGCTCTGACCTTCCTGGTGTTGATCTATTTGTGTCCACGGCTGATCCTGAGAAAGAACCGCCACTTGTCACTGCCTGTACCATCCTTTCAATTCTAGCCGTTGATTACCCAGTGGAAAAGATTGCATGTTATGTTTCTGATGATGGTGGCGCCCTCCTTACCTTTGAGGCCATGGCCGAGGCTGCAAGCTTTGCTGACTTATGGGTTCCATTCTGTCGAAAGCATAATATTGAGCCAAGAAATCCTGAGACTTATTTCAGCTTAAAAGTTGACCCAACCAAGAACAAAAGCAGGTTGGATTTTGTGAAGGATAGGAGGAAGGTGAAGAGAGAGTTTGACGAGTTCAAAGTAAGGATAAATGGGCTTCCAGACTCGATTAGGAGGAGATCAGAAGCATTCAACGCCAGGGAAGAAATGAAGATGTTGAAGCACATGAGGGAAAGTGGAGCAGACCCATTGGAGGCCGTAATGAAGGTCCAAAAAGCCACATGGATGGCTGATGGTACCCACTGGCCTGGTACTTGGACTATGCCTGCTAGTGAACATGCCAGAGGTGACCATGCAGGAATTCTTCAG GTGATGTTGAAGCCCCCTAGCTGTGATCCACTAATGGGAGAGGCCGACGAAAGGATCATAGACTTCTCCGATGTGGACATACGTCTTCCCATGTTCGTATATGTTTCACGTGAGAAACGACCAGGCTATGATCACAATAAGAAGGCCGGTGCCATGAATGCCCTTGTGCGAGCATCTGCCGTCCTCTCCAATGGCCCATTCATTCTCAATCTTGACTGTGACCACTACATCTACAACTGCAGAGCTATCCGTGAAGGAATGTGCTTTATGATGGACCGAGGAGGTGAGAACATTTGCTATATCCAATTCCCACAAAGATTTGAAGGCATTGATCCTTCTGATCGGTATGCCAACCACAATACCGTGTTCTTTGACGGCAACATGCGCGCCCTCGACGGAGTgcag GGCCCAGTTTATGTGGGAACAGGTTGCATGTTTAGGCGGTTTGCCTTGTATGGCTTCGACCCACCAAAAACCGATGAGATTTCGCAGAGCACTGACTCTGAGATGCACACCTTAAAGGCCAATGACTTTGATCCTGATCTTGATGTGAATAGACTACCCAAGCGTTTTGGAAATTCCATAATGCTATCCGAATCCATACCTATAGCTGAGTACCACGGCCGCCCACTGGCTGATCATTCTGCAGTCAAGTATGGTCGGCCTCCTGGTATTCTAAGGGCACCACGCGATCCTCTTGATGCCACGACTGTTGCTGAAGCTGTCTCTGTCATTTCTTGTTG GTACGAGGATAAGACTGAATGGGGGGACCGAGTGGGTTGGATTTACGGTTCGGTCACGGAAGATGTTTTGACAGGTTACCGAATGCACAACCGTGGGTGGCACTCAGTCTACTGCATCACCAAGCGTGATGCATTTCGCGGGTCAGCTCCGATCAACCTCACAGATAGACTCCACCAAGTGCTCCGTTGGGCTACAGGCTCCGTTGAGATTTTCTTCTCTAGAAATAATCCCTTGTTGGCTTCGAGGCGTCTGATGCTTCTCCAGCGTCTGGCATACCTTAACGTTGGCATTTATCCCTTCACCTCTTTATTCCTTATTGTCTATTGCTTCCTCCCCGCACTCTCTCTAATCTCTGGAAACTTCATCGTGCAAACTCTAAGCGTGGTGTTCTTGGTCTACCTACTAATAATAACAGTGTGCCTCATTTCGCTAGCCATCTTGGAAGTGAAATGGGCTGGTATAGGATTGGAAGAGTGGTGGAGGAATGAACAGTTTTGGCTCATTTCTGGAACCAGTGCACACTTGGCTGCTGTGGTGCAGGGGCTGCTCAAAGTGGTTGCTGGGATTGAAATATCCTTCACTTTGACTTCAAAATCGGCAGGAGAAGACGTTGATGACATCTTTGCAGACTTGTACCTTGTGAAATGGACTTCGTTGATGATTCCACCAATTGTAATTGCAATGGTGAATATAATTGCCATTGCCATTGCATTTTCAAGGACGATCTACAGTACAGTTCCTCAATGGAGCAAGTTCGTTGGTGGAGCATTCTTTAGCTTTTGGGTGTTGGCTCATCTGTATCCTTTTGCCAAAGGTTTGATGGGGAGGAGAGGAAAGACACCAACGATTGTGTTTGTTTGGTCAGGTCTCATTGCAATCACACTTTCTTTGCTTTGGATTGCCATTAGTCCCCCAAAAGCAAGCTCAACAGAAGCTAACGGAGGAGGGTTTCAATTCCCTTGA